Proteins from a genomic interval of Centroberyx gerrardi isolate f3 chromosome 23, fCenGer3.hap1.cur.20231027, whole genome shotgun sequence:
- the LOC144537887 gene encoding low affinity immunoglobulin gamma Fc region receptor III-like, producing MEITAFCIVVASLRVSPEKSQFFKYDSVSLSCEGPGNSSGWRVWRNTSLTRINNECPTHWGRRNESHWGRRSKSHCNIFDLYPEDIGVYWCESGSGECSNAVNITVTAGSVILESPVLPVMEGAAVTLNCRNKTTPSNLTAGFYKDGFLIRTGSTGEMTIRSVSKSDEGLYKCNISGVGESPESWLAVRVLHPGPSHDTTAHIVLPVAGVCLMMAFLLLLVFFWRRCKGFNTSPRHSGNNSHLQVM from the exons ATGGAGATAACAGCATTCTGCATTGTTGTCG cCTCTCTGAGAGTCAGTCCAGAAAAATCTCAGTTCTTTAAATACGACTCTGTCTCTCTAAGCTGTGAGGGGCCGGGAAACTCTTCTGGGTGGAGAGTTTGGAGGAACACATCCCTCACAAGAATAAACAATGAGTGTCCCACACACTGGGGAAGAAGAAACGAATCCCACTGGGGAAGAAGAAGCAAATCCCACTGCAACATCTTTGACCTATATCCAGAAGACATTGGAGTGTACTGGTGTGAGTCTGGATCGGGAGAGTGCAGCAACGCCGTCAACATCACCGTGACTG CTGGGTCTGTGATCCTGGAGAGTCCTGTCCTTCCTGTGATGGAGGGAGCTGCTGTGACTCTGAACTGTAGAAACAAGACGACTCCCTCCAACCTCACAGCTGGTTTCTATAAAGATGGCTTCCTCATCAGGACCGGCTCTACAGGAGAGATGACCATCCGCAGTGTTTCCAAGTCTGATGAAGGACTCTACAAGTGTAACATCTCTGGTGTTGGAGAATCACCAgagagctggctggctgtgagag TGTTGCATCCTGGGCCGTCTCATGACACCACCGCACACATTGTGCTTCCTGTGGCGGGCGTCTGCCTCATGATGgcctttctgctgctgctggtgttcTTCTGGAGGAGGTGCAAAG GTTTCAACACCTCACCCCGACACTCTGGCAACAATTCACACCTCCAGGTCATGTGA